A region from the Sandaracinus amylolyticus genome encodes:
- a CDS encoding DUF3224 domain-containing protein — MTELPKKTTVATFAITQWDETVTHEPKAGEGGAKMARVVVRKTFSGPLEATSVADVLTARGEGGAGYLASELVDGTLDGRRGTFVLQHGGIDDGGTQRAFGCVVAGSGTGQLRGLRGDVVYAHDESGARITLTYSLES, encoded by the coding sequence ATGACGGAGCTGCCGAAGAAGACGACCGTCGCGACGTTCGCGATCACGCAGTGGGACGAGACGGTCACGCACGAGCCGAAGGCCGGCGAGGGCGGGGCGAAGATGGCGCGCGTGGTGGTGCGCAAGACGTTCTCCGGGCCGCTCGAGGCCACGAGCGTCGCGGACGTGCTCACCGCGCGCGGCGAGGGCGGCGCGGGGTATCTCGCGTCGGAGCTGGTCGACGGAACGCTCGACGGGCGGCGCGGGACGTTCGTGCTGCAGCATGGCGGGATCGACGACGGCGGGACGCAGCGCGCGTTCGGGTGCGTCGTCGCGGGGAGCGGGACCGGTCAGCTGCGCGGGCTGCGCGGCGACGTGGTGTACGCGCACGACGAGAGCGGCGCGCGCATCACGCTGACGTACTCGCTCGAGAGCTGA
- a CDS encoding nidogen-like domain-containing protein, which yields MSDRSRFLLPTVLLALAVLGAPSVAGAQASILPCGGTETLLDPLFSELDDGSRQVDLAPVFTAARPVTIAGSSYTSMFVNVNGNVTFGGALSTYTPTAVPGLTRLTLAPFFADVDLRGRSGEANPGDVRYCVDPAANRVTVTWANTVHYDAVNAATSYARVNTFQLVLSPAEVCGEAGIIVEFRYAALSWHAGTASGAAADGRCTAATVMSGTCRPAVAGIDYGDTRTAAQLPGSLTLAVTETLLTQSNVGTPGVWRIRANPTVIPSCGNGRVEGGCEQCDASGESATCDVDCTLAACGDGVRNAAAGEACDTGGATPTCDADCTAVACGDGRLNTAAGEGCDDGNTTGGDGCSPLCQLEECGNSVVDAGETCDAGATTATCDDDCTAVVCGDGELNTVAGETCDPGTETATCDANCTAVACGDGHTNATAGEGCDDGNTTAGDGCSPICGVEVCGNTIVDFGEDCDSGGIDTATCDADCSAATCGDGTRNTVAGEGCDDGDTDAGDGCSPTCQLEACGNSVVDFGEDCDDGAESATCDADCTAVACGDGTRNATASEACDDGNTTAGDGCSDACAIEACGNSVIDAGERCDDGAETATCNADCTTASCGDAILNVTAGETCDDGAATTTCDADCTAVVCGDGALNDAASEACDDGNTSDGDGCSATCTVEVVPDAGTESDAGVGSDASIGADAGVPDDAAMSGRDGGSARDGGSEGGASGGGCSCRTGGRTSSTGAFAMLIALGFVLARRRR from the coding sequence TTGTCCGATCGTTCCCGGTTCCTGCTCCCAACCGTTCTGCTCGCGCTCGCCGTGCTCGGCGCGCCTTCCGTCGCCGGTGCGCAGGCGTCGATCCTGCCGTGCGGCGGCACCGAGACCCTCCTCGACCCGCTGTTCTCGGAGCTCGACGACGGCAGCCGCCAGGTCGATCTCGCGCCGGTCTTCACGGCCGCGCGGCCGGTCACGATCGCCGGTAGCTCGTACACGAGCATGTTCGTCAACGTGAACGGCAACGTCACGTTCGGCGGCGCGCTCAGCACGTACACGCCGACCGCGGTGCCCGGCCTCACGCGCCTCACGCTCGCGCCGTTCTTCGCCGACGTCGACCTGCGCGGCCGCAGCGGCGAGGCGAACCCCGGCGACGTGCGCTACTGCGTCGATCCCGCGGCGAACCGCGTGACGGTCACGTGGGCCAACACCGTCCACTACGACGCGGTCAACGCCGCGACGAGCTACGCGCGCGTCAACACGTTCCAGCTCGTGCTCAGCCCGGCCGAGGTCTGCGGCGAGGCGGGCATCATCGTCGAGTTCCGTTACGCGGCGCTCTCGTGGCACGCCGGCACCGCGAGCGGCGCCGCCGCCGACGGCCGCTGCACCGCGGCGACCGTCATGAGCGGCACCTGCCGCCCCGCGGTCGCCGGCATCGACTACGGCGACACGCGCACCGCCGCGCAGCTCCCCGGCTCGCTCACGCTCGCGGTCACCGAGACGCTGCTCACCCAGAGCAACGTCGGCACGCCCGGCGTGTGGCGCATCCGCGCGAACCCGACCGTGATCCCGAGCTGCGGAAACGGCCGCGTCGAGGGCGGCTGCGAGCAGTGCGACGCCTCCGGCGAGAGCGCGACGTGCGACGTCGACTGCACGCTCGCGGCGTGCGGCGACGGCGTGCGCAACGCGGCCGCCGGCGAGGCGTGCGATACGGGTGGCGCGACGCCGACGTGCGACGCCGACTGCACCGCGGTCGCGTGCGGCGACGGCCGGCTCAACACCGCGGCCGGCGAGGGCTGCGACGACGGCAACACCACCGGCGGCGACGGATGCTCGCCGCTGTGTCAGCTCGAGGAGTGCGGCAACTCGGTCGTCGACGCGGGCGAGACCTGCGACGCCGGCGCGACCACCGCGACGTGCGACGACGACTGCACCGCCGTCGTGTGCGGCGACGGTGAGCTCAACACGGTCGCGGGCGAGACCTGCGATCCCGGCACCGAGACCGCGACGTGCGACGCGAACTGCACCGCGGTCGCGTGCGGCGACGGCCACACCAACGCCACCGCTGGCGAGGGGTGCGACGACGGCAACACCACCGCAGGCGACGGTTGCAGCCCGATCTGCGGCGTCGAGGTCTGCGGCAACACGATCGTCGACTTCGGCGAGGACTGCGACAGCGGCGGCATCGACACCGCGACGTGCGACGCCGACTGCAGCGCCGCGACGTGCGGCGACGGCACCCGCAACACGGTGGCGGGCGAAGGCTGCGACGACGGCGACACCGACGCGGGCGACGGCTGCTCGCCCACGTGTCAGCTCGAGGCGTGCGGCAACTCGGTCGTCGACTTCGGTGAGGACTGCGACGACGGCGCGGAGAGCGCGACGTGCGACGCGGACTGCACCGCGGTCGCGTGCGGCGACGGCACGCGCAACGCGACCGCGAGCGAGGCGTGCGACGACGGCAACACGACGGCGGGCGACGGCTGCTCCGACGCGTGCGCGATCGAGGCGTGCGGCAACTCCGTGATCGACGCGGGTGAGCGCTGCGACGACGGCGCGGAGACCGCGACGTGCAACGCCGACTGCACGACGGCGTCGTGCGGCGACGCGATCCTGAACGTCACCGCGGGCGAGACGTGCGACGACGGAGCCGCGACCACGACGTGCGACGCCGACTGCACCGCGGTCGTGTGCGGCGATGGCGCGCTGAATGACGCGGCGAGCGAGGCCTGCGACGACGGCAACACGTCCGACGGCGACGGCTGCTCGGCGACGTGCACCGTCGAGGTCGTGCCGGACGCCGGCACCGAGAGCGACGCGGGCGTGGGCAGCGATGCGAGCATCGGCGCCGACGCAGGCGTGCCCGACGACGCGGCGATGAGCGGTCGTGACGGCGGCAGCGCGCGCGACGGGGGCTCGGAGGGCGGCGCGTCGGGCGGCGGCTGCAGCTGCCGCACCGGTGGCCGCACGTCGAGCACGGGCGCGTTCGCGATGCTGATCGCGCTGGGCTTCGTGCTCGCGCGCCGTCGTCGCTGA
- the pruA gene encoding L-glutamate gamma-semialdehyde dehydrogenase, with protein sequence MSSLPAPYNEHVDTHEPGSPARARLAEALATLSKEVAEIPVVAGPAELRTGSILEVTMPHRRRHVIARAHEAGAKETQAAIDAALAVAPAWAETPFEERAAIFLRAADLLSGPWRARISAACMLGQSKTAHQSEIDAVAEMADFFRWNVHFYAELQKHQPVSPKGMWNRLEMRPLEGFVFAVTPFNFLAIAANLPCAPILGGNVCVWKPATSSLLGCWHVLEMLREAGLPDGVLTLVPGHGPTQSEVALASPHLAAIHFTGSTGTFKHLWKGVAANLDRYRTFPRLVGETGGKDFIVAHPSADPIAVATAISRGGYEYQGQKCSAASRIYVPRSLWPTVRDRVVSDLASMKMGDVADFSNFVGAVIDDRAFARIRGYQELARQSATILAGGGASDAEGWFVQPTLVQVEDPKHRLMSEEIFGPVVTCFVYDDAKWSDTLELVDGTSPYALTGAVFARDSIALAEADVALRNAAGNFYVNDKPTGAVVGQQPFGGARASGTNDKAGSMFNLVRWISPRTVKETFVPPTDWRYPFLSDRP encoded by the coding sequence ATGTCCAGCCTTCCCGCGCCCTACAACGAGCACGTCGACACGCACGAGCCGGGCTCGCCCGCACGCGCGCGCCTCGCCGAAGCGCTCGCGACGCTCTCGAAGGAGGTCGCCGAGATCCCCGTCGTCGCCGGGCCCGCCGAGCTCCGCACCGGCTCGATCCTCGAGGTCACGATGCCGCACCGCCGGCGCCACGTGATCGCCCGCGCCCACGAGGCCGGCGCGAAGGAGACCCAGGCCGCGATCGACGCCGCGCTCGCCGTCGCGCCCGCGTGGGCCGAGACGCCCTTCGAGGAGCGCGCCGCGATCTTCCTCCGCGCCGCCGATCTCCTCAGCGGCCCGTGGCGCGCGCGCATCAGCGCCGCGTGCATGCTCGGCCAGAGCAAGACCGCGCACCAGTCGGAGATCGACGCCGTCGCCGAGATGGCCGACTTCTTCCGGTGGAACGTCCACTTCTACGCGGAGCTCCAGAAGCACCAGCCGGTCTCGCCGAAGGGCATGTGGAACCGCCTCGAGATGCGCCCGCTCGAGGGCTTCGTCTTCGCGGTCACGCCGTTCAACTTCCTCGCGATCGCCGCGAACCTCCCGTGCGCGCCGATCCTCGGCGGCAACGTGTGCGTGTGGAAGCCCGCGACCTCGAGCCTGCTCGGCTGCTGGCACGTGCTCGAGATGCTGCGCGAGGCGGGCCTGCCCGACGGCGTGCTCACCCTCGTGCCCGGCCACGGCCCGACGCAGAGCGAGGTCGCGCTCGCGAGCCCGCACCTCGCCGCGATCCACTTCACGGGATCGACCGGCACCTTCAAGCACCTGTGGAAGGGCGTCGCCGCGAACCTCGATCGCTACCGCACCTTCCCGCGCCTCGTCGGCGAGACCGGCGGCAAGGACTTCATCGTCGCGCACCCGAGCGCGGATCCGATCGCGGTCGCGACCGCGATCTCGCGCGGCGGCTACGAGTACCAGGGCCAGAAGTGCAGCGCCGCGTCGCGCATCTACGTCCCGCGCTCGCTGTGGCCGACGGTGCGTGATCGCGTCGTGTCCGACCTCGCCTCGATGAAGATGGGCGACGTCGCCGACTTCTCGAACTTCGTCGGCGCGGTGATCGACGATCGCGCGTTCGCGCGCATCCGCGGCTACCAGGAGCTCGCGCGGCAGAGCGCCACGATCCTCGCGGGCGGCGGCGCGAGCGACGCCGAGGGTTGGTTCGTGCAGCCGACGCTGGTGCAGGTGGAGGATCCGAAGCACCGCCTGATGAGCGAGGAGATCTTCGGCCCCGTGGTCACGTGCTTCGTCTACGACGACGCGAAGTGGAGCGACACGCTCGAGCTCGTCGATGGCACGTCGCCCTACGCGCTCACCGGCGCCGTGTTCGCGCGCGACTCGATCGCGCTCGCCGAGGCCGACGTCGCGCTGCGCAACGCCGCGGGGAACTTCTACGTCAACGACAAGCCGACCGGCGCGGTCGTCGGCCAGCAGCCCTTCGGCGGCGCGCGCGCCAGCGGCACGAACGACAAGGCGGGCTCGATGTTCAACCTGGTCCGGTGGATCAGCCCGCGCACCGTGAAGGAGACGTTCGTCCCGCCGACCGACTGGCGGTACCCGTTCCTCTCCGATCGCCCCTGA
- a CDS encoding alpha/beta hydrolase, with the protein MSARRGMHLLRWLGPWTDGAQVPHAIARRELTVRDGARAFAATVWRPEDEPPTGSLLLVPGLHFLGPRDPRFDRFARVLARSGLVVLAPHLPDFTQLVVGRDLVRDTERAWDALLALPDRPRGKPGVFSISFGSMPALRLASARGDEVGSLIVFGGFADFRRTVHFALAGDGTRANDPLNAPVVFINLVEHLGVAPEDRARLCAAWRRQCERTWGKDESKRPEVYQGVARELARELPAHLRELFLVGARTAPGTDSIGLAALERSRGAFDWIDPRPHLHGLRCDVELVHGTGDDVIPHDESAALLAAMPSHVRARRHLTGLYGHTAKGKGIGELAREARAAIDEVRSLVRILGAIARASR; encoded by the coding sequence ATGAGCGCGCGCCGCGGCATGCACCTCTTGCGCTGGCTCGGACCGTGGACCGACGGCGCGCAGGTCCCGCACGCGATCGCGCGTCGCGAGCTCACGGTGCGCGACGGTGCGCGCGCGTTCGCCGCCACGGTGTGGCGCCCCGAGGACGAGCCTCCGACGGGCTCGCTGCTGCTCGTGCCGGGGCTGCACTTCCTCGGGCCGCGCGACCCGCGCTTCGATCGCTTCGCGCGCGTGCTCGCGCGCTCGGGGCTCGTCGTGCTCGCGCCGCACCTGCCGGACTTCACGCAGCTCGTCGTCGGTCGCGATCTCGTGCGCGACACCGAGCGCGCGTGGGACGCGTTGCTCGCGCTGCCCGATCGACCTCGCGGCAAGCCCGGCGTGTTCAGCATCTCGTTCGGCTCGATGCCCGCGCTGCGTCTCGCGAGCGCGCGCGGCGACGAGGTGGGCTCGCTCATCGTGTTCGGCGGGTTCGCCGACTTCCGTCGCACGGTCCACTTCGCGCTCGCGGGTGACGGAACGCGCGCGAACGATCCGCTCAACGCGCCCGTCGTGTTCATCAACCTCGTCGAGCACCTGGGCGTCGCGCCCGAGGATCGCGCGCGGCTGTGCGCGGCGTGGCGCCGTCAGTGCGAGCGCACCTGGGGCAAGGACGAGAGCAAGCGCCCCGAGGTCTACCAGGGCGTCGCGCGCGAGCTCGCGCGCGAGCTGCCCGCGCATCTGCGCGAGCTCTTCCTCGTCGGCGCGCGCACCGCGCCGGGCACCGACTCGATCGGGCTCGCCGCGCTCGAGCGATCACGCGGCGCGTTCGACTGGATCGATCCGCGTCCGCACTTGCACGGGCTGCGCTGCGACGTCGAGCTCGTGCACGGCACCGGCGACGACGTGATCCCGCACGACGAGAGCGCGGCGCTGCTCGCCGCGATGCCCTCGCACGTGCGCGCGCGCCGGCACCTCACGGGCCTCTACGGGCACACCGCCAAGGGCAAGGGGATCGGCGAGCTCGCGCGAGAGGCGCGCGCCGCGATCGACGAGGTGCGCTCGCTCGTCCGCATCCTCGGCGCGATCGCCCGCGCTTCCCGCTGA
- a CDS encoding CRTAC1 family protein, whose product MQRRVVVAFVVWVSLAGCEDRCANVECAVAGAVCSPDDGLCHCGAPSGELCGADQFCDAEACTDLPPPICGAGNRWEPGEPAFREATSEWGLDGVEGVRIEAIDYDGDEWTDLVVRRIPAGVDDFAPGGARHTWLLRNTRDGRFEDVTERSGFLTRRAGSGGRAVDVIAWGDVDGDGDLDAYLGVSSLDGEGAPREDQSDILVQQGGVFTVGAAVRFDVGLDAPAGASFVDHDLDGDLDLFVGHHNVTSPATGQLVFLQDVLWRNDGAGRFEDATSAAGLETRDWVSLDDLDAARAHSRAWSTAACDLNDDGLSELLVASYGRAPNHLWRARRDENGVVYDNASIESGYAFDDDRSWEDNQFARCFCQANRAAEGCAEVPAPAVSCADNWSHDSDRRPFRLGGNSGATICGDVDNDGDVDLLTTEIRHWWAGAGADGAELLLNTGDPAVRFERPGRDATGLVIPHADPASWDEGIITAAFFDFDLDGWMDVWLGGSEYPGNHGLLYQQDTPGHFREVPIADGIDHHRAQGVAVADFDRDGDLDVVLGHSRMRCGPPDECYPTAQVRLFESLASDGGEASWVQLRLEGGGTVNRSAIGARVTVRTPGVAQTREIEGGHGHYGDQGDLALTFGLGAACEAEVDVRWPDSAGTRETFRVTAGHRFVVQRGAGATLVTR is encoded by the coding sequence ATGCAGCGGCGTGTCGTGGTGGCGTTCGTGGTGTGGGTCTCGCTCGCGGGCTGCGAGGATCGATGTGCGAACGTCGAGTGCGCGGTCGCGGGCGCGGTGTGCTCACCGGACGACGGGCTCTGTCACTGCGGCGCGCCGAGCGGCGAGCTGTGTGGTGCGGATCAGTTCTGCGACGCCGAGGCGTGCACCGATCTGCCGCCGCCGATCTGCGGCGCGGGGAACCGCTGGGAGCCCGGTGAGCCCGCGTTCCGCGAGGCGACGAGCGAGTGGGGCCTCGACGGGGTCGAGGGCGTGCGCATCGAGGCGATCGACTACGACGGCGACGAGTGGACCGACCTCGTGGTGCGGCGGATCCCCGCAGGCGTCGACGACTTCGCGCCCGGCGGCGCGCGCCACACGTGGCTGCTGCGCAACACGCGCGACGGGCGCTTCGAGGACGTGACCGAGCGCTCGGGCTTCCTCACGCGGCGCGCGGGCAGCGGCGGTCGCGCGGTCGACGTGATCGCGTGGGGCGACGTCGACGGCGACGGGGATCTCGATGCGTACCTCGGCGTGAGCTCGCTCGACGGCGAGGGCGCGCCCCGCGAGGACCAGAGCGACATCCTCGTGCAGCAGGGCGGCGTGTTCACGGTCGGCGCCGCGGTGCGCTTCGACGTCGGCCTCGACGCGCCCGCGGGCGCGTCGTTCGTCGATCACGATCTCGACGGCGATCTCGATCTCTTCGTCGGGCACCACAACGTCACGTCGCCCGCGACCGGTCAGCTCGTGTTCCTGCAGGACGTGCTGTGGCGCAACGACGGCGCCGGGCGCTTCGAGGACGCGACGAGCGCGGCGGGGCTCGAGACGCGCGACTGGGTCTCCCTCGACGATCTCGACGCGGCGCGCGCCCACAGCCGCGCGTGGTCGACCGCGGCGTGCGATCTGAACGACGACGGTCTGTCCGAGCTGCTCGTCGCCTCGTACGGCCGCGCGCCGAACCACCTGTGGCGCGCGCGACGCGACGAGAACGGCGTCGTCTACGACAACGCGTCGATCGAGTCGGGCTACGCGTTCGACGACGATCGGTCGTGGGAGGACAACCAGTTCGCGCGCTGCTTCTGCCAGGCGAACCGCGCCGCCGAGGGATGCGCGGAGGTGCCCGCGCCGGCGGTCTCGTGCGCCGACAATTGGAGCCACGACAGCGACCGCCGCCCGTTCCGGCTCGGCGGCAACAGCGGCGCGACGATCTGCGGCGACGTCGACAACGACGGCGACGTCGATCTGCTGACGACCGAGATCCGCCACTGGTGGGCGGGCGCCGGCGCCGATGGGGCGGAGCTGCTGCTCAACACCGGCGACCCGGCGGTGCGGTTCGAGCGACCGGGGCGCGATGCGACGGGGCTCGTGATCCCGCACGCAGACCCTGCGTCGTGGGACGAGGGGATCATCACCGCGGCGTTCTTCGACTTCGATCTCGACGGGTGGATGGACGTGTGGCTCGGCGGCAGCGAGTACCCGGGCAACCACGGGCTCCTCTACCAACAAGACACACCGGGGCACTTCCGCGAGGTGCCGATCGCCGACGGGATCGATCACCACCGCGCGCAGGGCGTGGCGGTCGCCGACTTCGATCGCGACGGCGACCTCGACGTGGTGCTCGGGCACTCGCGCATGCGCTGCGGCCCGCCCGACGAGTGTTATCCGACGGCGCAGGTGCGCCTGTTCGAGAGCCTCGCGAGCGACGGCGGCGAGGCGAGCTGGGTGCAGCTGCGCCTCGAGGGCGGCGGGACCGTCAACCGCTCGGCGATCGGCGCGCGCGTCACGGTGCGCACGCCCGGCGTGGCGCAGACGCGCGAGATCGAGGGGGGCCACGGCCACTACGGCGATCAGGGCGATCTCGCGCTGACGTTCGGCCTCGGCGCCGCATGCGAGGCGGAAGTCGACGTGCGATGGCCCGACTCCGCGGGCACCAGGGAGACGTTCCGCGTGACGGCAGGGCACCGCTTCGTGGTGCAGCGAGGCGCGGGCGCCACGCTGGTCACCCGCTGA
- the msrB gene encoding peptide-methionine (R)-S-oxide reductase MsrB, whose translation MLSDEEWRRRLTRAQYEVLRRQGTEPAFTGALWEEHRAGTFFCAGCGNPLFRSSDKFDSGTGWPSFTRPLEPGRVEEQRDASHGMVRTEVHCARCGGHQGHVFDDGPAPTGLRYCINSASLEFRESS comes from the coding sequence ATGCTGAGCGACGAGGAGTGGAGGCGCAGGCTGACGCGCGCGCAGTACGAGGTGCTGCGGCGCCAGGGCACCGAGCCGGCGTTCACGGGCGCGCTGTGGGAGGAGCACCGCGCGGGCACGTTCTTCTGCGCGGGGTGCGGGAACCCGCTGTTCCGCTCGAGCGACAAGTTCGACTCGGGAACGGGATGGCCGAGCTTCACGCGACCGCTCGAGCCGGGGCGCGTGGAGGAGCAGCGCGACGCGTCGCACGGGATGGTGCGCACCGAGGTGCACTGCGCGCGCTGCGGCGGGCACCAGGGCCACGTGTTCGACGACGGGCCGGCGCCTACGGGACTTCGGTACTGCATCAACTCGGCTTCGCTGGAGTTTCGAGAGTCGAGCTGA
- a CDS encoding S10 family peptidase, protein MSETKQDDAKKSVDALRPVHAEPTEIASITKHETTLAGRRLAYTATTGTIVLRGPKDEARASIFHVAYTLDDASPEQRPVTFCFNGGPGSSSVWLHLGAFGPKRAAFPDPQHPPPPPYRLEDNDASILDLTDLVFVDPVGTGFSRIEGEAKPEEFYGPTPDVESVSEFVRAWVTRNRRWNSPKLLAGESYGGTRVAAMASHLQERGMFLNGVLLISPALDLAALEFGPENDLPSVLYLPSYAITALYHGALADVPVDREGWLGDVRDFAMREYAPALLMGSRVRSDERARIVDRLARFTGLAPAWIERNDLRIDIARFCKELLRDRGLLVGRLDSRFTGHDADRGTESMGRDPSYSAPHGPYAALMNDYVRRVLGVEQERAYEILSLKVNESWKWEIPKGRSGGYLNVVGPLRGAMLDNPHLKVFFANGYYDLATPFFAAEHAASHLGGEAHVRANVTEAFYEAGHMMYLHAASRARMRSDLVRFYASAIGAQ, encoded by the coding sequence ATGAGCGAGACCAAGCAAGACGACGCGAAGAAGAGCGTCGACGCGCTGCGACCGGTGCACGCCGAGCCCACCGAGATCGCGTCGATCACCAAGCACGAGACGACGCTCGCGGGGCGGCGCCTCGCGTACACCGCGACGACCGGCACCATCGTGCTGCGCGGCCCGAAGGACGAAGCCCGCGCGAGCATCTTCCACGTCGCGTACACGCTCGACGACGCCTCGCCCGAGCAGCGCCCCGTCACGTTCTGCTTCAACGGCGGGCCGGGCTCGTCGTCGGTGTGGCTGCACCTCGGCGCGTTCGGCCCGAAGCGCGCGGCGTTCCCCGATCCCCAGCATCCGCCGCCGCCGCCCTATCGCCTCGAGGACAACGACGCGTCGATCCTCGATCTCACCGACCTCGTGTTCGTCGATCCGGTGGGGACCGGGTTCTCGCGCATCGAGGGCGAGGCGAAGCCCGAGGAGTTCTACGGACCGACGCCCGACGTCGAGTCGGTCAGCGAGTTCGTGCGCGCCTGGGTGACGCGCAATCGCCGGTGGAACTCGCCGAAGCTGCTCGCGGGCGAGAGCTACGGCGGCACGCGCGTCGCCGCGATGGCGAGCCACCTCCAGGAGCGCGGCATGTTCCTCAACGGCGTGCTGCTGATCTCGCCGGCGCTCGATCTCGCGGCGCTCGAGTTCGGGCCCGAGAACGATCTGCCGAGCGTGCTCTACCTGCCGAGCTACGCGATCACCGCGCTCTATCACGGCGCGCTCGCGGACGTTCCGGTCGATCGCGAGGGCTGGCTCGGCGACGTGCGCGACTTCGCGATGCGCGAGTACGCGCCCGCGCTGCTCATGGGCTCGCGGGTGCGCAGCGACGAGCGCGCGCGCATCGTCGATCGGCTCGCGCGCTTCACCGGGCTCGCGCCGGCGTGGATCGAGCGCAACGATCTGCGCATCGACATCGCGCGCTTCTGCAAGGAGCTCCTGCGTGATCGCGGGCTGCTGGTGGGACGGCTCGACAGCCGGTTCACCGGCCACGACGCGGACCGCGGCACCGAGAGCATGGGGCGCGACCCGAGCTACAGCGCGCCGCACGGCCCCTACGCCGCGCTGATGAACGACTACGTGCGCCGCGTGCTCGGGGTCGAGCAGGAGCGCGCGTACGAGATCCTCAGCCTCAAGGTGAACGAGAGCTGGAAGTGGGAGATCCCGAAGGGCAGGAGCGGCGGGTACCTCAACGTCGTGGGCCCGCTGCGCGGCGCGATGCTCGACAACCCGCACCTCAAGGTGTTCTTCGCGAACGGCTACTACGACCTCGCGACGCCGTTCTTCGCGGCGGAGCACGCGGCGAGTCATCTCGGCGGTGAAGCGCACGTGCGCGCGAACGTGACCGAGGCGTTCTACGAAGCGGGGCACATGATGTACCTGCACGCGGCGTCGCGAGCGCGGATGCGGAGCGATCTGGTGCGGTTCTACGCGTCGGCGATCGGGGCGCAGTAG